A single Defluviitalea saccharophila DNA region contains:
- a CDS encoding carbohydrate ABC transporter permease, with translation MENSLKTKLKNTITYTILAVWALINLFPLYWMFTFSLKDNREIFGENVIGLPRQWLWSNYEAALTTGNMGLYFLNSIIVTGLTIVLTTVLALMASYALNRLVWRGRNLVNSIFMLGLTVPIHAAILPIFIILRNLKMTNSYQALIIPYTAFALAMAIMICSGFIQNIPKELEEAACIDGAGVFGIFFRIILPLMKPALSTIAIFTFLQAWNELMFAVIFISDSKFRTLSVGIQTLSGSYTTDWGPIGAALVIATFPTLIAYSFMSKKIQQSLMAGAIKG, from the coding sequence ATGGAAAATTCTTTGAAAACAAAATTAAAAAATACAATAACCTATACCATTTTAGCGGTATGGGCACTTATTAATCTTTTCCCTTTGTACTGGATGTTTACTTTCTCCCTAAAAGACAATAGAGAAATTTTTGGTGAAAACGTGATCGGACTTCCCCGTCAGTGGTTATGGTCTAATTATGAAGCAGCTTTAACGACAGGAAATATGGGTTTATATTTTTTAAACAGTATTATCGTTACAGGACTTACGATTGTCTTAACGACCGTATTGGCGCTTATGGCCAGTTATGCCTTAAATAGACTGGTATGGAGAGGAAGAAACTTAGTCAACAGCATTTTTATGCTAGGGCTTACTGTTCCTATTCATGCAGCCATTTTACCGATTTTTATTATTTTACGAAATCTAAAAATGACCAATTCCTATCAGGCATTGATTATACCTTATACAGCTTTCGCACTGGCGATGGCAATTATGATTTGCAGTGGATTTATTCAAAATATCCCGAAAGAGCTGGAAGAAGCGGCATGTATTGATGGTGCCGGCGTCTTTGGAATCTTCTTTAGAATTATATTGCCCCTTATGAAACCTGCTTTGTCCACTATTGCTATTTTTACCTTCTTGCAGGCATGGAACGAGCTGATGTTTGCAGTTATCTTTATTAGCGACTCAAAGTTTAGAACGTTATCTGTAGGAATTCAGACTCTGTCCGGTTCTTATACCACCGATTGGGGTCCAATTGGGGCAGCATTGGTTATTGCAACCTTCCCCACATTGATAGCCTACAGCTTTATGAGTAAAAAAATACAACAAAGTTTAATGGCAGGAGCAATTAAAGGTTAA
- a CDS encoding sugar ABC transporter permease has protein sequence MDSVRKNKLAILLFIFPAALLFTAIIILPIFMSSYYSVLKWDGINNGVFVGLKNYIDLFTSKSAGFPKTIGNALMLAFLSVFIQLPISLGLALLLSKGVKGERFFVSVFFIPVLISTVVIGQLWMKIYNPDYGIVNMALKAIGLDHLAKPWLGDQKTALFAVFIPILWQYVGYHMLLMYAGIKSISPEFREAAKIDGATEWQISRYIIIPILKPVIKICVIFAVTGSLKAFDLIYVLTNGGPAHASEVPSTLMVSMIFERNLYGFGSAIAMFIIFLCFFFAITIQKFFKTEVD, from the coding sequence ATGGATTCCGTAAGAAAAAATAAATTAGCCATTCTATTATTTATTTTTCCTGCAGCCCTATTGTTTACGGCCATCATCATATTACCAATCTTTATGTCATCCTATTACAGTGTTTTAAAATGGGATGGGATTAACAATGGAGTATTTGTAGGGCTCAAAAACTATATTGACTTATTCACAAGCAAGTCAGCGGGTTTTCCTAAAACCATAGGAAATGCTTTGATGCTTGCATTTTTATCAGTTTTTATACAGCTGCCCATATCCTTGGGATTAGCTTTACTTCTGTCTAAAGGAGTAAAAGGTGAAAGATTTTTTGTTTCTGTATTTTTTATCCCTGTTTTAATTTCAACGGTTGTAATCGGACAATTATGGATGAAGATTTATAATCCTGACTATGGAATTGTGAACATGGCATTAAAAGCAATAGGCCTGGATCATTTAGCCAAGCCCTGGTTAGGAGACCAAAAAACTGCATTGTTTGCCGTATTTATTCCGATTTTATGGCAATATGTGGGGTATCATATGCTGCTTATGTATGCAGGAATCAAATCAATTTCTCCTGAGTTCAGAGAAGCAGCAAAGATTGACGGTGCAACAGAATGGCAGATTTCACGGTATATTATTATTCCGATTCTTAAGCCGGTTATAAAAATTTGTGTCATCTTTGCGGTTACCGGTTCTTTAAAAGCGTTTGACTTAATATATGTTTTAACCAACGGCGGACCTGCCCATGCCAGTGAGGTACCCAGTACATTGATGGTATCTATGATTTTTGAACGTAATTTATATGGATTTGGCAGTGCCATTGCAATGTTTATTATTTTCCTTTGCTTCTTCTTTGCCATAACGATTCAGAAATTCTTCAAAACAGAGGTGGACTAG